The Flavobacterium faecale genome has a segment encoding these proteins:
- a CDS encoding right-handed parallel beta-helix repeat-containing protein: protein MKKNYQFLFLLFAIAFNVTAKEYHVDCTNKSLGNGSVSNPFKTISQAAAIMVKGDVCYIHKGTYRENIVPKNSGTASKPILFTSFENDIVIVSATDQVSGWEKYSGNIYKKSGVNLGLGDGNNVFFNSKKMQLARWPNDADNDEYTLDAKYIDMTKGTYSMSYISNNEIPNIDWTGGTIHYLGAHSGCSWERTITNYEKDLNRIHFKTLPDEWPFGDTHSPMRTENGHRGIFYLMNKLEALDAPKEWYYDTQKKELYLYAPEGKNPNNDLVEVTSRLNVAEITRDYIHFNKLNFFGGMITIKGNHNEITNCMVKHGSDKLITNLTGAALSDAAIQVLNGSNNTIEKCVLESGTVNGIIISKDAEDNRIENNIIQYFNTIGIHAQLLNSSGARNKILKNSFYGSARDGVKVTGDDSEFAYNHVQKCLISGADGGLFYVTGRSIPVNVEVHHNWFHDAYGAKHAGKKAVGIYLDNNAAGYIVHHNVVWDIEWGGLHLNWNAVKNEIYNNTFWNVGHAEQALIDSWVPKRDGVQTNVAENTLYNNISDVRPWWHSGDGTKYRVDEKEFEGTEADNDFKNNVQFSTLPFSIEKSSLFMPLKDSPIIDKANKIKKITDGFIGAAPDLGAYEFGGKAWTAGVDWTSEGFAWTPGNDYKKLEFINKAKSKR from the coding sequence ATGAAAAAAAACTATCAATTTTTGTTCCTGCTTTTTGCAATAGCATTTAATGTTACTGCAAAAGAATACCATGTAGATTGTACCAATAAATCTCTTGGAAATGGTTCCGTATCAAATCCTTTCAAAACCATATCTCAGGCAGCTGCAATTATGGTCAAAGGAGATGTTTGCTACATTCACAAAGGCACTTATCGTGAAAATATTGTACCGAAGAATTCAGGTACTGCATCCAAACCAATTTTGTTTACCTCTTTCGAAAATGATATTGTCATTGTTTCGGCAACCGATCAAGTTTCGGGTTGGGAAAAATATTCTGGAAATATTTATAAAAAATCGGGTGTCAATTTAGGATTAGGAGACGGGAATAATGTCTTTTTTAATTCGAAAAAAATGCAATTGGCTCGTTGGCCAAATGATGCTGACAATGATGAATATACGTTGGATGCCAAATACATCGATATGACCAAAGGGACGTATTCTATGTCTTATATTTCTAATAACGAAATTCCGAATATCGATTGGACTGGCGGAACTATTCATTACCTAGGTGCGCATAGCGGTTGCAGTTGGGAACGTACCATTACCAACTATGAAAAAGATTTAAATCGAATTCATTTTAAAACATTACCAGATGAATGGCCTTTTGGAGACACCCATAGTCCGATGCGTACAGAGAATGGTCATCGAGGAATTTTTTATCTAATGAATAAATTAGAAGCGCTTGATGCACCAAAAGAATGGTATTATGACACTCAAAAAAAAGAACTTTACCTATATGCTCCCGAAGGTAAAAATCCAAATAATGATTTGGTAGAAGTTACTTCTCGTTTAAATGTGGCCGAAATTACTAGAGATTATATTCATTTTAATAAGCTTAATTTTTTTGGAGGAATGATTACCATCAAAGGAAATCATAATGAAATAACCAATTGCATGGTCAAACACGGATCTGATAAATTGATTACCAATTTAACTGGTGCCGCATTAAGTGACGCCGCCATTCAAGTTTTAAATGGGTCTAATAACACCATTGAAAAATGTGTTTTAGAAAGTGGGACTGTGAACGGTATTATAATAAGTAAAGATGCTGAGGATAACAGAATCGAAAACAATATCATTCAATATTTCAATACCATTGGCATTCATGCGCAACTGCTGAATAGTAGTGGTGCAAGAAATAAAATTTTAAAAAATTCCTTCTATGGTTCCGCTCGTGATGGGGTAAAAGTTACGGGTGATGATAGCGAGTTTGCCTATAATCACGTTCAAAAATGTTTGATTTCGGGAGCCGATGGAGGATTGTTTTATGTCACCGGAAGAAGTATTCCTGTAAATGTAGAGGTACATCACAACTGGTTTCATGATGCGTATGGCGCCAAACATGCGGGTAAAAAAGCAGTGGGTATTTATCTAGACAATAATGCAGCAGGTTACATTGTGCACCACAATGTAGTTTGGGATATAGAATGGGGCGGCTTGCATTTGAATTGGAATGCCGTAAAAAATGAAATATACAACAATACTTTTTGGAATGTAGGTCATGCAGAACAAGCCCTTATTGATAGTTGGGTACCCAAAAGAGACGGTGTCCAAACCAATGTAGCAGAAAATACCTTGTACAACAATATTTCGGATGTACGCCCTTGGTGGCATTCGGGTGATGGAACAAAATATAGAGTAGACGAAAAAGAGTTTGAAGGAACAGAAGCAGACAATGATTTCAAAAACAATGTTCAGTTTTCTACTTTGCCATTTTCTATCGAAAAAAGTTCTCTTTTTATGCCTTTAAAAGATTCTCCAATAATTGATAAAGCCAATAAAATTAAAAAAATAACGGACGGATTTATAGGAGCTGCACCAGATTTGGGTGCCTATGAATTTGGTGGTAAAGCATGGACTGCTGGAGTAGATTGGACTTCCGAAGGTTTTGCATGGACTCCAGGGAATGATTATAAAAAGTTAGAATTTATAAATAAGGCTAAATCGAAAAGATAA
- a CDS encoding glycoside hydrolase family 28 protein: protein MLKNKIVLLISLFFTIISIAKEYNITSYGAKNDGKTINTIAVQKAIDDCSKNGGGTVRIDGGGTYVIGTIFMKSYVTMHIANGTVLQGSTNQNDYVGNVHKNMYKGEVTKNNCLIYAENAVSFGFEGYGTIDGNGHLENFPKKGVIQRPMLLRFKDCSEISMRDIHLINPASWTSAWLYCNNITIDGITIKSRANFNGDGLDFDGCTNVRVSNSSFDNSDDCICLQTSLPDKPCKNITITNCNFTTKWAGIRIGLLSRGNIEYVTVSNCTFTDIEDSGLKIQQNEGGEMSNMTFTNLVMENVPRPIFMTFCQQTASVETPEGQMEPLKRMHNIKFSNIIADNSKGDKNSAIFITGIPGHAIEDVSISNVDFIVSGGGTLQEAKQIDVKEYTFDNMKRWPEFYVVGALPVYGIYARHINGLNLDAISIKTNSEDKRAPVILNSVTNAHFYNLKTNGKVLESTEVLRQ, encoded by the coding sequence TTGTTAAAAAATAAAATTGTGCTATTGATTAGCTTGTTTTTCACAATAATAAGTATCGCAAAAGAATATAATATAACGAGTTATGGTGCCAAAAATGATGGAAAAACAATCAATACTATTGCGGTGCAAAAAGCAATTGACGACTGTTCAAAAAATGGCGGGGGTACTGTACGAATTGATGGAGGTGGGACTTACGTTATAGGTACCATTTTTATGAAAAGTTATGTTACTATGCATATTGCCAACGGAACTGTATTGCAAGGAAGCACTAATCAAAATGATTATGTAGGTAATGTGCATAAAAATATGTATAAAGGAGAAGTAACAAAAAATAATTGTTTGATTTATGCTGAAAATGCAGTTTCATTCGGTTTTGAAGGTTATGGTACTATTGATGGAAATGGTCATCTAGAGAATTTTCCAAAAAAAGGAGTTATTCAGCGACCAATGTTATTGCGTTTCAAAGATTGTTCTGAAATCTCTATGAGAGACATTCATTTAATAAATCCAGCTTCTTGGACATCTGCGTGGTTGTATTGTAACAATATTACGATTGACGGTATCACTATCAAAAGCCGAGCAAATTTTAACGGTGACGGTCTTGATTTTGATGGGTGTACCAACGTTCGAGTAAGTAATTCTAGCTTCGATAACAGTGATGATTGTATTTGTTTGCAAACTTCACTACCAGATAAACCTTGTAAAAACATTACCATTACTAATTGCAATTTTACCACAAAATGGGCAGGAATCCGAATTGGATTGTTGTCACGTGGAAATATCGAATATGTAACGGTTTCCAATTGTACCTTCACAGATATTGAAGATTCGGGCTTAAAAATACAGCAAAATGAGGGAGGAGAAATGAGCAATATGACTTTTACTAATTTGGTGATGGAAAATGTACCAAGGCCCATATTTATGACTTTCTGTCAACAAACGGCTTCTGTAGAAACACCTGAAGGGCAAATGGAACCTTTGAAGCGCATGCACAATATAAAATTTAGTAATATCATTGCTGACAATTCTAAGGGAGATAAAAATTCTGCCATATTCATAACAGGAATTCCAGGTCATGCAATCGAAGATGTTTCTATATCCAATGTAGATTTTATAGTTTCAGGTGGCGGTACACTGCAAGAAGCAAAACAAATAGACGTAAAAGAGTATACATTCGATAATATGAAGCGTTGGCCAGAATTTTATGTAGTGGGTGCATTACCTGTTTACGGAATTTATGCCCGTCATATAAACGGTTTGAACTTAGATGCTATTTCAATAAAAACTAATTCAGAAGACAAACGTGCTCCCGTTATTCTAAATTCCGTTACCAATGCCCATTTTTATAATTTGAAAACAAATGGCAAAGTGCTGGAAAGTACAGAGGTTTTAAGACAATAG
- a CDS encoding alpha-L-fucosidase codes for MKIYRNRTLISITLGLTLLFSSCKSGSAIASKKVEKYKPNSESLSKHGSAPEWFADAKLGIYFHWGPYSVPAFGSAWYPRNMYLDNSSDRKHHEATYGSIYEFGYEKFIPMFKAEQFDPEEWAELFQSTGAKFTGPVAQHHDGFAMWDSKINPWNAKDMGPKRDILGELFAALKKRDMKTIATFHHARNGQRNANIPENWKTGYNSHYPYHPDLPTATKDPLLRKLFGNFETIEEFNKYWLDQVNEVVDKYSPDILWYDSWLNMIPEDKRMEMAAHHFNNGVKNNKEVMLAHKQEDLPLEYSVLDYEQGGRRDSWPSPWMTDITIGESKWMYVEGHPYKTADLVIRNMIDVWSKNGIVLLNVSPRADGVINQEQRTILKQIGDWMKVHGEAVYGTHPHTIFGYGTASAGDGHHGGQSATVNYTEDDVRFTISKDKKAMYVFFLGKPQKGKKLT; via the coding sequence ATGAAAATATATAGAAATAGAACACTTATTAGTATTACACTAGGATTAACACTACTGTTTTCAAGTTGTAAATCAGGGAGTGCCATTGCTTCTAAGAAAGTAGAAAAATACAAACCCAATTCCGAATCCCTTTCCAAACATGGGTCGGCGCCAGAATGGTTTGCAGATGCCAAATTGGGAATTTATTTTCATTGGGGACCATACAGCGTTCCCGCTTTTGGAAGTGCTTGGTATCCTAGAAATATGTATTTGGATAATTCTAGTGATCGAAAGCACCACGAAGCTACTTACGGTAGTATCTACGAATTTGGATATGAAAAATTTATCCCAATGTTCAAAGCAGAACAATTTGATCCAGAGGAATGGGCGGAATTATTTCAATCTACTGGCGCAAAATTTACGGGTCCAGTAGCGCAACACCACGATGGATTTGCCATGTGGGATAGCAAAATAAATCCTTGGAATGCCAAAGATATGGGCCCCAAAAGAGATATTTTGGGAGAACTTTTTGCAGCCTTAAAAAAGCGTGACATGAAAACGATTGCCACTTTTCATCATGCTCGAAATGGTCAGCGTAATGCCAATATCCCTGAAAATTGGAAGACGGGTTACAACAGCCATTATCCGTATCATCCAGACCTACCAACGGCGACCAAAGATCCGTTGCTACGCAAATTGTTTGGTAATTTTGAAACTATTGAAGAGTTTAACAAGTATTGGTTAGACCAAGTAAATGAGGTTGTTGATAAATATAGTCCCGACATTTTATGGTATGATTCCTGGTTGAATATGATTCCAGAAGACAAAAGAATGGAAATGGCGGCACATCATTTTAACAATGGTGTCAAGAATAATAAAGAGGTAATGTTGGCGCACAAACAAGAAGATTTACCGCTTGAATATAGCGTGTTGGATTATGAACAAGGAGGAAGAAGAGATTCTTGGCCGTCACCTTGGATGACGGATATTACTATTGGAGAAAGTAAATGGATGTATGTAGAAGGGCATCCATATAAAACGGCAGATTTGGTTATTCGAAATATGATTGATGTTTGGAGTAAAAACGGAATTGTATTGTTGAATGTTTCACCACGTGCTGATGGCGTTATCAATCAAGAACAAAGAACTATTTTAAAACAAATTGGCGATTGGATGAAAGTACACGGTGAAGCAGTTTACGGAACTCACCCCCACACTATTTTTGGATACGGAACCGCAAGTGCTGGAGATGGGCATCATGGAGGGCAATCTGCTACTGTAAATTATACCGAGGATGATGTGCGTTTTACCATTTCTAAAGATAAAAAAGCCATGTATGTTTTCTTTTTAGGGAAACCTCAAAAAGGGAAAAAATTGACATGA
- a CDS encoding sulfatase-like hydrolase/transferase: MDDLRPELHAYGVADMITPNLDAIAAQGRLFKRHYAQVPTCGPSRMVMLTGKNLTSSDEISHPLLGNRLAGKPETDNPETFIHHLKRNGYYTVGMGKISHSISGRRGKELELPHSWNDFITNPDAFQMYAGGEHRDAKKTPPFEMLDVADEVYPDGRVAQFAVKELEKRANAKQPFFMAVGFLRPHLPFSAPKKYWDLYYRSKMNLSPNPDAPKNVADEFLHNSEEFFGQYYSPEKGGARKRISDAYAKQIIHANHAAVSFVDAQVGKVMDKLKELGLDKNTIVVVWGDHGWHLGDQTIWGKHSAFENALNSAMIVKTPQMKKQQFRQIV; the protein is encoded by the coding sequence ATAGATGATTTAAGACCCGAACTACATGCTTACGGTGTTGCAGATATGATTACTCCCAACTTAGACGCCATCGCAGCACAAGGCAGATTATTCAAGAGGCATTATGCGCAAGTCCCAACTTGTGGCCCATCACGAATGGTAATGTTAACCGGGAAAAATTTAACTTCTAGTGATGAAATTTCACATCCACTTTTAGGAAATAGATTAGCTGGAAAACCAGAGACAGACAATCCAGAAACTTTTATTCATCATCTAAAAAGGAATGGGTATTATACGGTGGGAATGGGGAAAATCAGCCATAGTATCAGCGGAAGAAGAGGCAAAGAATTAGAATTACCTCATAGTTGGAATGATTTTATCACTAATCCAGATGCTTTTCAAATGTATGCTGGTGGCGAGCATCGAGACGCTAAGAAAACACCCCCGTTTGAAATGTTGGATGTTGCCGATGAGGTATATCCTGATGGTAGAGTGGCACAATTTGCGGTAAAAGAATTAGAAAAAAGAGCCAATGCCAAACAACCATTTTTTATGGCAGTAGGTTTCCTTAGGCCACATTTGCCTTTTTCTGCTCCAAAAAAATACTGGGATTTGTATTATAGATCGAAAATGAATTTGTCACCCAATCCCGATGCTCCAAAAAATGTAGCTGATGAGTTTTTACACAATAGTGAAGAATTTTTTGGACAGTATTATTCTCCTGAAAAAGGAGGTGCTCGTAAACGCATTTCAGATGCTTATGCCAAACAAATTATTCATGCCAATCACGCTGCAGTTTCTTTTGTAGATGCTCAAGTGGGCAAAGTGATGGATAAGTTAAAAGAATTGGGACTGGACAAAAATACGATTGTCGTAGTTTGGGGAGATCACGGTTGGCATTTGGGAGATCAAACTATTTGGGGAAAACATAGTGCTTTCGAAAATGCATTAAATAGCGCCATGATTGTCAAAACACCTCAGATGAAAAAGCAGCAGTTCCGTCAAATAGTCTAA
- a CDS encoding glycoside hydrolase family 117 protein — MKNIFLITIGFVLYIGQIQAQEKNGKEKSQVTTEEFPYFIPKEKPNRPLSAAVARNYDAYEAIRPEQNELYTQFKYTELKGFDYNGGDGTITRRDPSKVIFENGKYYVWYTGRKTAVKAVGMSRAKEATDVIPSSDWDLADIWYATSKDGFTWEEQGIAVARPPKPQAGWRSVTTSAILKFKGKYYLYYQAFMEASGLRGDFCPVAVSYADSPDGPWTSANKVVIPNGPEGSWDQYSIHDPYPLVHDGKIYLYYKGDFDKKPELNPSKIRMQGLAIADNPLGPFTKHPLNPVLNSGHETTLFPYKEGVAALIIKDGMEHNTIQYAKDWVNFEIASITELLPVAAGPFIPDAFTDTKNGRGITWGISHFINAGGDWNHTILARFDCDLSQTIDDQQMKEHHYNYSPEFHYTHKLSEKQLERIQQQTDNLKN; from the coding sequence ATGAAAAATATATTTTTAATAACAATTGGTTTCGTTCTCTATATAGGGCAAATTCAAGCGCAGGAAAAAAACGGGAAAGAAAAATCGCAAGTTACAACCGAAGAATTCCCATATTTTATTCCTAAAGAAAAACCCAATCGCCCTTTGAGTGCAGCAGTAGCGCGTAATTATGACGCATACGAAGCCATTCGGCCAGAACAAAATGAATTGTACACACAATTTAAATACACCGAATTAAAAGGGTTTGATTATAATGGCGGAGACGGAACGATTACACGACGTGACCCCTCCAAAGTTATTTTCGAAAATGGTAAGTATTACGTTTGGTATACAGGTCGCAAGACAGCAGTAAAAGCAGTTGGAATGTCGAGAGCTAAAGAAGCTACAGACGTTATTCCATCTTCCGATTGGGATTTGGCGGATATTTGGTATGCCACTAGCAAGGACGGATTTACTTGGGAAGAACAAGGGATTGCAGTAGCGCGTCCTCCAAAACCTCAAGCGGGTTGGCGCTCGGTAACTACATCAGCCATTTTGAAGTTCAAAGGAAAATATTATTTGTATTACCAAGCATTTATGGAAGCTAGCGGTTTACGAGGTGATTTTTGTCCTGTGGCGGTTTCTTATGCTGATTCTCCCGATGGCCCTTGGACTTCGGCAAACAAAGTAGTTATTCCTAATGGACCTGAAGGTTCGTGGGACCAATATTCTATCCATGATCCGTATCCTCTTGTACATGATGGGAAGATTTATTTGTACTATAAAGGAGATTTCGATAAAAAACCAGAATTGAATCCTTCAAAAATAAGAATGCAAGGTTTGGCAATTGCCGATAATCCATTGGGGCCGTTTACAAAACATCCACTAAATCCAGTATTGAATTCGGGTCACGAAACCACTTTGTTCCCGTATAAAGAAGGCGTAGCAGCCTTAATTATTAAAGACGGAATGGAACACAATACCATTCAATACGCAAAAGACTGGGTCAATTTTGAAATCGCTTCTATCACAGAGTTGCTTCCTGTTGCTGCTGGGCCTTTCATACCAGATGCTTTTACAGATACCAAAAATGGACGAGGAATTACTTGGGGGATTTCACATTTTATTAATGCTGGAGGCGATTGGAACCATACAATTCTAGCTCGTTTTGATTGTGATTTAAGTCAAACTATAGACGATCAACAAATGAAAGAACATCATTATAATTATAGTCCAGAATTTCATTATACCCATAAATTAAGTGAAAAACAGCTGGAACGCATCCAACAACAAACGGATAATTTAAAAAACTAG